The nucleotide window CCTCGGGCCAGGTTGTCCGAATACGCGCGATCGCCTCAGTTCCTTCCATTCCGGGAAGAACGAGGTCCATGAGCGTCACATCAGGGCGCAGCGCCAACACCCGCTCCACAGCGCGTGCCCCGTCTCCGGCTTCGCCAACCACGTCAACGTCAGGTTCGGTCGAGAGCAGCGCACGAATCCCCTTGCGCACGATCGCATGGTCGTCGGCAATGAATACACGTATTGGCTTGCTCACAGCGGCGTCTCCACCCGCACGAGGGTTCCGTTGCCCGGATACGACACGACGGTAAACGTTCCGCCGAGACGTTCTGCGCGTTCACGCATGCCGCGCATGCCAAATCCGGCAGCCTGCGCGCCAGATTCGATCCCAACGCCATCATCCTCCACGTCCAGCACCAACCGATCGCCCTCCTGGCGAACAACGACGCGTACATTCGACGCGCCGCTGTGCCGTACCGCATTGGTCAACGCCTCGATTGCGATGCGCTCGAGCTCGATCTCGGTTCGGAGCGGTACATCGCTCGCAACCTCGTATGTGATCGTTGCCTGCAGACCGGTACGGCGCTCGACGGTGGCCAGTCGATTCTCGAGCGCGCGCTGCAGTCCGAGCTCCTCCATCTCTGGTGGGCGCAGCTCGTAGATCAGCAGGCGCATCTCCGCCTGTGCGGTGCGAGCGGCTTCGCTCATGGAATCGAGTTCCTCTACGAGACCATCGTGATTGCCGCTTGCAAGGTTGCGTCTGGCCGCTTCGCTGCTGAGCACCAAACCATAAAGTGACTGACTAACTGAATCGTGCAACTCGCGCGCCAGCCGGTTGCGCTCTTCCACAATCGCCAGATTCTCGATCGTTGCGGCACTCTCGGTCAGTTGGCGGTTCGCTTCCTGCAGTTCCACGACGAGGGAGCGTGCCTGGGCTTCCGCGCGCTCTTCCTGTTCAGTAACCGTGGCATATGATGCAATGAGAACGTATCCGGCGATATACAACAAGATGATCGCCAGGCTGCGCGGAAAATCCTGAAATATCAGCAGCCCCACGATCATGACTGCGAAGGTCGCTGCGAACCAGAAACGCCGCCAGCGGAGATCGGGAACGAGCGCAATCTGCGCGCTTATTGGAATCAACAAGACGGGGAAAAAGTCGAGCTCGGGCTGGGCCACCATCGCCGCAAAGACGATCGTGAGCTGCAGCCCGAAATAGAGATGCTCATACCAGTGAAAGCGGCGACTCAGCCGGTCGCCGGTGACGAAGAGCGCCAGATAGACCAGGAGCAACAGAAGAGTCAGGGGTTGCCGATCCGCATCCCCGTCCGAATCGAATGACCGCAGCACGACCGCCAACCAGAGCGGCAGACTGACCAAATAGAAGAACCGTGGGCGACGTCCGCCCAACCCGGTTTCCGGTGTGATTGGCGGCTTGGAAGCAGGCAGATCGATCGGCATCGGCGCGTGGAGCCCGATCGTCCCGGGCTACTCCTTTTCGTAGCGGGCGCGGCAGGCTTCGATCACATCCCAGGCAAAGGATGCGTCATGCCAGCCGAGCACCTCGGTCTGCTTCGGTTCGAGCAGCTTGTACGTGGCGAAAAACGTCTCGAT belongs to Thermomicrobiales bacterium and includes:
- a CDS encoding sensor histidine kinase; translation: MPIDLPASKPPITPETGLGGRRPRFFYLVSLPLWLAVVLRSFDSDGDADRQPLTLLLLLVYLALFVTGDRLSRRFHWYEHLYFGLQLTIVFAAMVAQPELDFFPVLLIPISAQIALVPDLRWRRFWFAATFAVMIVGLLIFQDFPRSLAIILLYIAGYVLIASYATVTEQEERAEAQARSLVVELQEANRQLTESAATIENLAIVEERNRLARELHDSVSQSLYGLVLSSEAARRNLASGNHDGLVEELDSMSEAARTAQAEMRLLIYELRPPEMEELGLQRALENRLATVERRTGLQATITYEVASDVPLRTEIELERIAIEALTNAVRHSGASNVRVVVRQEGDRLVLDVEDDGVGIESGAQAAGFGMRGMRERAERLGGTFTVVSYPGNGTLVRVETPL